The Plasmodium berghei ANKA genome assembly, chromosome: 8 genome has a segment encoding these proteins:
- a CDS encoding cytosolic iron-sulfur assembly component 2, putative — MNAYKPENENPILYNTNTDEKKDAINEQVIKDNIYNSSDLCDLHYEENEISVDEIFDLLKDIKDPEYSYTLENLKIIEKKNININREEKTVTVYFTPTIPNCSLATLIGLMINIKLQFSLPNIFKTNIYVYPGSHNSEHSINKQLNDKERIAAAIENTHLFNVIKSSITYNHPVINF, encoded by the coding sequence AAATGAAAACcctatattatataacaCAAATACGGATGAAAAAAAGGATGCAATAAACGAACAAGTAATTAAggacaatatatataattcaagCGATTTGTGTGACTTACATTacgaagaaaatgaaataagtGTGGATGaaatttttgatttattaaaagaCATAAAAGACCCTGAGTATTCTTATACATtggaaaatttaaaaataatagaaaaaaaaaatattaatataaatcgTGAAGAAAAAACAGTTACTGTTTATTTTACTCCAACAATACCAAATTGCTCCTTAGCAACACTTATTGGattaatgataaatattaaattacaGTTTTCTTTaccaaatatatttaaaactaatatttatgtataccCAGGATCACATAATTCTGAGCATTCCATTAATAAGcaattaaatgataaagaaaGGATAGCAGCTGCCATCGAGAATACCCACTTATTCAATGTTATAAAATCCAGCATAACATATAACCATCCAGTCATTAATTTCTAG
- a CDS encoding erythrocyte membrane-associated antigen, putative, with the protein MILKKYKKISLASQYMYIFSLINVLQTESIIVKQSNSHIHSLIPFSCSAHRKNNRLILNNISSNKKNYNAFINISLKKYKMSKKVSSSINMNTNNDDENIINDNILSFNKSNNDVKGYNRNYKNNNRYSIFNKQYNNPNNSGNNINNFMNNNIHINKNKNKVSNSYLSSNNNNSKYPNNNHNYSNNYNGYFNRDSKNNNNDSNHLLNEAKINTSAKFVNSNIKDNTNLNKNNDSNSHINDHNIIQKNVNTNSYNNENSLIKNPKEKTDYNNSNISTSSGITTNKFPVNSNYQDNSIKNGNYKNHSNEKRKENESMNNNNNNYSNMKGNERYNYFHDNYQNNMKYTMKSAFNSGKKKLPTYNNNNNQYSKNNGHTSYMQKNFKREVSDEITSISTSDINKVEDLNMNSIDKTNNMLNTKDACNANIVNNNSDDVNLHGNYNIENNNTNVNVHKINNIIKNKDINRNENFDNFQHESSQNTYVNSNNMRNSINNQLMQNRNINKISSYNYNDANNNAGNLMSINMTHGKNENRMNVITNNSNHGNSKLLNENDKGANMIMNKNVRNISYDNKSNNYNNDSNKLNNYDNLSNSKNMSNLGGINKLDNSLDAENINIHTPGNNSTGTLNLDSDASIYFDFSDFVNYMYKDENILTIFYIRKNYLKAESKEEFANENDKIKCSIIWSFANNEKITVFGLHNTKKLSKKVCVKKILLKLKNISLLELDQMSKWMINSLNVILKVESKNVENTFNNNIYCTNIKWKVNNKIYQSIGLHAHEKVAEIIAIQKLYMTLYDIKDQLIKETEHSKMSDDKKMGKMHSNSNKMYENAMFGKIMNNNKSYDESNMNKFGGNLPNLNNYDDFYINNDNNSINNGIANNFSNPPSSDNQLMQTLTTNMYNRNMSNSIDMNNMPINSNNNNMNFQNWNSNSQNTNDNSSNHNNIGNDNINGMNSEVPLPPGISDPSELIVYGLTKQDASSIQMLRNNIASRYKIHQIETFEQVYNIYKCTLEWEWKNAKISCKAKSFGYGSTKSLAKCEAAYDMLVKNNLIEYVSSTDRKNAQYIRDLISKDLTKALNLAIQFIMQYSSNAWSIFVVYLLRELLIDGNYDHINRLLNTLVEVSKEGRIESEKINNLTNNANYGNSYNNNICGGRNSNSMNNNNISNNEMNFNPSGMNNNGACVNADMGKGLYENNSCEEQYIDSSSNLFFCNPYIKNQSDNSNYVHKLVSIDLWEKLIDECVIVLNDKLCFHCISLLREIELDYSIFISKCAHDYYKKYRIMLALELQANLAQSIQEKRDFEYLHENKSLLLKMKSVTMPILSFTCTLTNEEKEWMKSTQMREDDIVILKPYDMLLKDEDAWSNSLIGSITSTKSDNTVYNINVRIFSAENTKKGNIKYTKYKLYLLLNIVTHERMLQALRSITFISSVPTQYQSPYVFTPEIRFLILHTYNKHAKYIAQTGKLNEEIADYEQIKMNFQNNDASKNSQEDILKDYSREAKNPYEDLLNEALNKQIGNTYLEDVDQYLVESINLPTNLPLNDSQKLACLSALTRRLTLVQGPPGTGKTHVACAIIDSWHRQNSSKKILAVADSNVAANNLVEGLKKRNIQAVRVGAGSDSDFHEEAIMEFHRYKDLLKLRKNNMQKEAKVMKALLFLEAVKKYNVVIATCVGSGHEIFDNEKFERVIIDECAQSIEPSNLIPLGHYCTNLVLIGDHKQLPPTIISPDAIKLGLDKSLLERFVMAKIAPIHLLSTQRRMHLSICTFPNFHFYDNKLKTANVTEENRPIIKGFLWPNPKCRLVFIDVSLGKPGSKFENAYGTSKFNLYEIEPLIAVLKSIVNEGCVSVDEIGILTAYDAQKIKLKKAVQETFPYEAAHRIEIDSIDGFQGKEKDLILFSAVRSNANNELGFLRDARRLNVMLTRAKRGVIIFGDQFTLANDPANWLPWLKWISSKRAIVHITKLNEHLDNADYSLMDKLNKINKSVNFKNVNVSDNYYFYGDDTGFSNDYDPKYIQSTDNTNNSDLNNQIAEEQVEEIVENWEDLL; encoded by the coding sequence atgattttaaaaaaatataagaaaatatCACTAGCAAGTCAatacatgtatattttttcattaattaaCGTATTGCAAACAGAAAGTATTATAGTAAAACAAAGTAATTCGCACATTCACAGCTTAATTCCCTTTTCATGTTCAGCACACAGAAAAAACAATcgattaatattaaataatatcagctcaaataaaaaaaattataatgcttttataaatatatcgcttaaaaaatataaaatgagCAAGAAAGTCTCCAGTTccataaatatgaatacaAATAATGACGATGAAAACAtcataaatgataatatattgtcatttaataaaagtaataatGACGTAAAGGGTTATAATAGaaactataaaaataataatagatattctatatttaaCAAACAGTATAATAACCCTAATAATAGTGGAAATAACATTAACAACTTTATGaacaataatattcatatcaataaaaacaaaaataaagtttCCAATAGTTATTTATCgagtaataataataacagtAAATATCCAAACAATAACCATAATTATTcgaataattataatggTTATTTTAATAGAGATTCTAAAAACAACAATAATGATTCAAACCATTTATTAAACGaagcaaaaataaatacaagtGCTAAGTTTGTAAATTCTAATATTAAGGACAATACAAATTTgaacaaaaataatgacTCTAATTCACATATCAATGatcataatataattcaaaaaaatgtaaacaCTAATTCATacaataatgaaaattcgTTGATAAAAAATCCTAAAGAAAAAACTGATTACAATAATAGCAATATATCAACGAGCAGTGGAATTACTACTAATAAATTTCCAGTTAATTCAAATTATCAAGATaattcaataaaaaatggaaattataaaaatcatTCTAATGAAAAAAGGAAGGAAAACGAATcaatgaataataataacaataattatAGTAACATGAAAGGGAATGAACGATATAACTATTTTCATGataattatcaaaataatatgaaatatacCATGAAGAGCGCATTTAATtcaggaaaaaaaaaattacccacatataacaataataataaccaATATAGCAAAAATAATGGGCATACAAGTTACatgcaaaaaaattttaaaaggGAAGTTTCAGATGAGATAACAAGTATTAGTACCagtgatataaataaagttGAAGACCTTAATATGAACTCAATagataaaacaaataacaTGCTAAATACCAAAGATGCATGTAATGCTAACATagttaataataatagtgaCGATGTAAACTTGCATGGTAACTACAacattgaaaataataatacaaatgtGAATGtacacaaaataaataacataattaaaaataaggaTATAAAcagaaatgaaaattttgataattttcAACATGAATCATCACAAAATACATATGTAAATTCAAACAATATGAGAAACTCAATAAATAACCAATTAATGCAAAATagaaacataaataaaatttcatcatataattataatgatgctaataataatgcaGGCAATTTGATGAGCATTAATATGACTCATgggaaaaatgaaaatcgTATGAATGTGATAACAAATAATTCTAATCATGGAAACAGCAAACTGTTAAACGAAAATGACAAAGGAGCAAACATgattatgaataaaaatgtaagaAACATTTCTTATGATAACAAaagtaataattataataatgattctaataaattaaataattatgataatttgTCAAATTCAAAGAACATGAGCAACTTGGGGGGCATTAACAAACTGGATAATTCATTAGATgcagaaaatataaacatacaTACCCCTGGAAACAATTCTACTGGCACCCTGAATTTAGACTCTGATGcatctatatattttgattttagTGATTTTGTAAATTACATGTataaagatgaaaatatattaaccattttttatataagaaaaaattatttaaaagcAGAATCCAAAGAAGAATTTgcaaatgaaaatgataaaataaaatgttctATTATATGGTCGTTTgcaaataatgaaaaaattaccGTATTTGGATTACATAatactaaaaaattaagtAAGAAAGTatgtgtaaaaaaaattttattaaaattaaaaaatatatcccTTTTAGAACTAGATCAAATGAGTAAATGGATGATAAACAGCCTCAATGTTATATTAAAAGTGGAAAGTAAAAATGTGGAAAatacatttaataataatatatattgtacaaatataaaatggaaggttaataataaaatatatcaatcaATAGGTTTGCATGCTCATGAAAAAGTGGCAGAAATTATAGCTATTCAAAAACTATATATGACTTTATATGATATTAAAGATCAACTAATTAAAGAAACAGAGCATTCTAAAATGTCggatgataaaaaaatgggaaAAATGCATAGcaatagtaataaaatgTATGAAAATGCTATGTTTggaaaaattatgaacaataataaaagttaTGATGAATCCaatatgaacaaatttGGCGGAAATCTTccaaatttaaataattatgatgatttttatattaacaatGATAATAACAGTATCAACAATGGAATCGCCAACAATTTTTCTAACCCCCCATCTTCTGATAATCAATTAATGCAAACGCTAACAactaatatgtataatagaAATATGAGTAACAGTATAGACATGAATAACATGCCTATTAATtcaaataacaataatatgaaCTTTCAAAATTGGAATAGCAATTCTCAGAATACTAACGATAACAGCAGCAATCACAACAATATAGgcaatgataatataaatggaaTGAATTCTGAAGTGCCATTACCACCTGGAATATCGGACCCATCAGAACTTATTGTGTATGGTTTAACAAAGCAAGATGCTAGCAGTATACAGATGTTGAGAAATAATATTGCTTCAAGATATAAAATTCATCAAATTGAAACATTTGAACAagtatacaatatatataaatgtactTTAGAATGGGAATGGAAAAATGCCAAAATATCATGTAAGGCAAAAAGTTTTGGTTATGGAAGTACAAAAAGTTTAGCGAAATGTGAAGCTGCTTATGATATGctagtaaaaaataatttaatagaATATGTTTCATCAACTGATAGGAAAAATGCGCAATATATAAGAGATCTTATTTCAAAAGATTTAACAAAAGCTCTTAATTTAGCTATCCAATTTATAATGCAATATAGTAGTAATGCGTGGTCTATATTTGTAGTATATTTACTTAGAGAATTGTTGATAGATGGTAATTATGATCACATAAATAGACTACTTAACACCCTTGTTGAGGTTAGTAAAGAAGGAAGAATAGAAtctgaaaaaataaataatttaaccAATAACGCCAATTATGGAAATTcttataacaataatatatgtggCGGTAGAAATTCTAATTCTAtgaacaataataatatttcaaataacGAAATGAACTTTAATCCATCAggaatgaataataatggGGCATGTGTAAATGCCGATATGGGAAAAGGATtgtatgaaaataattccTGTGAAGAACAATATATTGATAGTTCTAGtaacttatttttttgtaatccatatattaaaaatcaAAGTGATAATAGTAATTATGTACACAAACTTGTTTCAATAGATTTATGGGAAAAATTAATTGATGAATGTGTAATTGTTTTAAACGATAAATTATGTTTCCATTGTATTAGCTTATTACGTGAAATAGAATTGGATtattcaatttttatatctaaATGCGCACatgattattataaaaaatatagaataatGTTAGCATTAGAATTACAAGCTAATTTGGCACAAAGTATACAAGAAAAAAGAGATTTCGAATATTtacatgaaaataaatcattattgttaaaaatgaaaagtGTTACTATGCCTATTTTGTCATTTACTTGTACATTAACGAATGAAGAAAAGGAATGGATGAAATCAACTCAAATGAGAGAAGATGACATTGTTATATTGAAGCCATATGATATGCTATTAAAAGATGAAGATGCATGGTCAAACAGTTTAATAGGTAGTATAACAAGTACAAAAAGTGATAATACggtttataatattaatgtaAGAATATTTTCTGCAGAAAATACAAAGAAaggaaatattaaatacactaaatataaattatatttattattaaatatagtTACACATGAAAGAATGTTGCAAGCACTAAGATCAATTACATTTATAAGTTCAGTTCCAACACAATATCAATCACCTTATGTTTTTACTCCAGAAATTCGTTTTCTAATAttacatacatataataagcatgcaaaatatatagcaCAAACTGGAAAACTGAATGAAGAAATTGCTGATTatgaacaaattaaaatgaattttcaaaataatgatgCATCCAAAAACTCACAAGAagatattttaaaagattATAGTAGAGAAGCAAAAAATCCATATGAGGATTTATTAAACGAAGCATTGAATAAACAAATTGGAAATACATACCTTGAAGATGTTGACCAATATCTAGTTGAAAGTATTAATTTACCAACTAATTTACCACTTAACGATTCTCAAAAGTTAGCATGTTTAAGCGCTTTGACACGAAGATTAACTTTAGTACAGGGGCCTCCAGGTACAGGTAAAACGCATGTCGCATGTGCTATTATCGATAGTTGGCATAGGCAAAACAGcagcaaaaaaatattggcTGTTGCAGATTCAAATGTTGCTGCTAATAATTTAGTAGAaggtttaaaaaaaagaaatattcaAGCTGTTCGAGTAGGGGCTGGTAGTGATAGCGATTTTCATGAAGAAGCTATAATGGAATTTCATAGATATAAAGATTTATTAAAACtacgaaaaaataatatgcaaAAAGAAGCTAAAGTTATGAAagcattattatttcttgaagctgttaaaaaatataatgttgTTATAGCTACCTGCGTTGGGTCAGGCCATGAAATTTttgataatgaaaaatttgaaaGAGTTATTATTGATGAATGCGCACAATCAATCGAACCATCTAACTTAATTCCCTTAGGTCATTATTGTACCAATTTAGTCCTAATTGGGGATCATAAACAATTACCTCCAACTATTATATCACCAGATGCTATTAAATTAGGATTAGATAAATCATTATTAGAAAGGTTTGTTATGGCGAAAATCGCACCaatacatttattatcaACACAAAGACGTATGCATTTAAGTATTTGCACATTTccaaattttcatttttatgataataaattaaaaactgCTAATGTTACTGAAGAAAACAGACCCATTATTAAAGGGTTCTTATGGCCAAATCCCAAATGTAGGTTAGTATTCATAGATGTATCATTAGGTAAACCAGGAAGTAAATTTGAAAACGCTTATGGAACATccaaatttaatttatatgaaatagAACCACTGATAGCCGTTTTAAAATCTATTGTTAATGAAGGATGTGTATCAGTTGACGAAATCGGTATTTTAACTGCATATGATGcgcaaaaaattaaattaaaaaaagcaGTTCAAGAAACATTCCCATATGAAGCTGCACATAGAATAGAAATTGATTCAATTGATGGATTCCAAGGAAAGGAAAAGGatctaattttattttcagcGGTTAGATCGAATGCAAATAACGAGTTAGGTTTCTTAAGAGATGCAAGAAGATTAAATGTTATGTTAACAAGAGCGAAAAGAGGAGTTATCATATTTGGTGATCAATTTACATTAGCAAATGACCCAGCCAATTGGTTACCATGGCTCAAATGGATATCATCAAAAAGAGCAATCGTCCATATAactaaattaaatgaaCATTTAGATAATGCTGATTATTCTCTAATGgataaattaaacaaaattaataaatctgttaactttaaaaatgtaaatgtTTCGGATAACTACTATTTTTATGGAGATGATACTGGGTTCTCAAATGATTATGACCCAAAATATATCCAATCTACCGATAATACCAATAATTCAGATTTAAACAACCAGATAGCAGAAGAGCAAGTAGAGGAAATTGTAGAAAATTGGGAAGATTTgctataa